One genomic region from Streptomyces sp. Li-HN-5-11 encodes:
- a CDS encoding extracellular solute-binding protein translates to MHRSNTTSRADGATGRRLVAVAATVAALVTGATACSSTGSSSAGAGAGKGTYTIWDPYPQFDKTSAWAKLLDSCGSKAGVTIKRTAFDTTDLTNKTLLAAQQGNSPDVLIVDNPVVSTLAEAGVLTTTDENKIDTSKVEPNLLGAGQSGGKTYGIPVGANTLALYYNKKVLKAAGVDVATIKDWKSLTAALAKVKAAGKKGITFSAVGTEEGSFQFLPWFWGSGAKLTEVDSTQAVSALTLWTDWLKKGYAPHSVINNNQTTSWQEFATGDYAFAENGTWQLANAKKAGLDYGVIPVPGEWGGSAPVPTGGEFVTVPVQKQTGRYTTSDKIVTCLTSAENSYTTDTTLTYIAPTAAVQDKQAAANPDLKVWVQAVKAAKGRTSDDLGTKYPKISEQLWTAVQSSLSGSKTPKAALTAAQAAASK, encoded by the coding sequence ATGCACAGAAGCAACACGACCAGCAGAGCCGACGGAGCGACGGGACGGCGTCTGGTCGCCGTCGCCGCGACCGTGGCCGCCCTCGTCACCGGCGCCACCGCCTGCTCGTCCACCGGCAGCTCCTCCGCCGGCGCCGGCGCCGGCAAGGGCACGTACACGATCTGGGACCCGTACCCGCAGTTCGACAAGACGTCGGCCTGGGCGAAGCTGCTGGACAGCTGCGGCAGCAAGGCCGGGGTGACGATCAAGCGGACCGCGTTCGACACCACCGACCTGACCAACAAGACGCTGCTGGCGGCCCAGCAGGGCAACTCGCCCGATGTGCTGATCGTCGACAATCCCGTGGTGTCGACCCTGGCCGAGGCCGGTGTGCTGACCACGACGGACGAGAACAAGATCGACACCTCGAAGGTGGAGCCGAACCTGCTGGGCGCCGGCCAGTCCGGCGGCAAGACGTACGGCATTCCCGTGGGCGCGAACACGCTGGCCCTCTACTACAACAAGAAGGTCCTCAAGGCCGCCGGTGTCGACGTCGCCACGATCAAGGACTGGAAGTCGCTGACCGCGGCGCTGGCGAAGGTCAAGGCGGCCGGCAAGAAGGGCATCACGTTCTCGGCGGTCGGCACCGAGGAGGGCAGCTTCCAGTTCCTGCCCTGGTTCTGGGGTTCGGGCGCCAAGCTGACCGAGGTCGACTCCACCCAGGCCGTCTCCGCGCTCACGCTGTGGACGGACTGGCTGAAGAAGGGCTACGCCCCCCACTCGGTGATCAACAACAACCAGACCACCAGCTGGCAGGAGTTCGCGACCGGCGACTACGCCTTCGCGGAGAACGGCACCTGGCAGCTGGCCAACGCCAAGAAGGCGGGCCTCGACTACGGCGTCATCCCGGTGCCGGGCGAGTGGGGCGGCAGCGCCCCGGTGCCGACGGGCGGTGAGTTCGTCACCGTGCCCGTGCAGAAGCAGACCGGCCGTTACACCACGTCGGACAAGATCGTCACCTGTCTGACGAGCGCCGAGAACTCGTACACCACCGACACCACCCTCACCTACATCGCGCCCACCGCGGCCGTGCAGGACAAGCAGGCCGCCGCCAACCCGGACCTCAAGGTGTGGGTCCAGGCGGTGAAGGCGGCCAAGGGCCGCACCAGCGACGACCTCGGCACCAAGTACCCCAAGATCTCCGAGCAGTTGTGGACCGCGGTGCAGTCGTCCCTGAGCGGCTCCAAGACGCCGAAGGCCGCGCTGACCGCGGCACAGGCCGCCGCTTCCAAGTGA
- a CDS encoding sugar ABC transporter permease: MNDTTKTADRRAVRGRAGAATTAPAAAPAHRGARLRRPRSGQWTAWAFLTPVVVYLAAFYAYPLYRNIDLSLRNYTVRSFVQGDAPFTGLANYRTVLHDPTFTPALLHTVVFTGVSLFFQYTIGLALAVFFHQHFRLSATLRALFLVPWLLPLIVSASTWSWMLNSDSGVVNAALHALGIAPVQWLTSPSWSLASVTIANIWIGVPFNLVVLYSGLQSIPAGLYEAAALDGANAWQRFRRITFPLLRPVSAITLLLGLIYTLKVFDIIWIMTKGGPADSSTTFATWSYRLGFGNLLPAFGPGAAVGNLLVVTALVFGLLHVRLQRRQHLS; this comes from the coding sequence ATGAACGACACCACGAAAACGGCGGACCGGCGGGCCGTGCGCGGCCGGGCCGGGGCGGCCACCACCGCCCCGGCCGCGGCCCCCGCGCACCGCGGGGCACGGCTGCGGCGGCCCCGCTCCGGGCAGTGGACGGCCTGGGCGTTCCTGACCCCGGTGGTCGTCTACCTCGCCGCCTTCTACGCCTATCCGCTCTACCGCAACATCGACCTGTCCCTGCGGAACTACACCGTCCGCTCCTTCGTGCAGGGTGACGCGCCCTTCACCGGCCTGGCGAACTACCGCACCGTGCTGCACGACCCGACGTTCACACCGGCCCTGCTCCACACGGTGGTCTTCACCGGGGTGTCGCTGTTCTTCCAGTACACGATCGGGCTGGCGCTGGCCGTCTTCTTCCACCAGCACTTCCGGCTGTCGGCGACGCTGCGGGCGCTGTTCCTGGTGCCGTGGCTGCTGCCGCTGATCGTGTCCGCCTCGACCTGGTCGTGGATGCTCAACAGCGACTCCGGCGTGGTCAACGCCGCCCTGCACGCCCTGGGCATCGCCCCGGTGCAGTGGCTGACCTCGCCCTCGTGGTCCCTGGCCTCGGTGACGATCGCCAACATATGGATCGGCGTCCCGTTCAACCTCGTCGTCCTCTACAGCGGGCTGCAGTCGATCCCCGCCGGCCTGTACGAGGCGGCGGCACTTGACGGCGCGAACGCCTGGCAGCGGTTCCGGCGCATCACCTTCCCGCTGCTGCGCCCGGTCTCCGCGATCACCCTGCTGCTGGGGCTGATCTACACCCTCAAGGTCTTCGACATCATCTGGATCATGACCAAGGGCGGCCCGGCCGACTCCTCCACCACCTTCGCCACCTGGTCCTACCGGCTCGGGTTCGGCAACCTGCTCCCCGCCTTCGGGCCGGGCGCGGCGGTCGGCAACCTGCTCGTCGTCACCGCCCTGGTCTTCGGCCTCCTCCACGTCCGGCTCCAGCGAAGGCAGCACCTGTCATGA
- a CDS encoding RICIN domain-containing protein: MYAPHVLSRSRTGSRPERPARSGGRRNRALSGVAVLLASLTGALLPASASHAADTSVTVDFATAGGAPAYRASGMIYGMTPDGSLPQDHFFKDIKWHFMRAGGAQLNSGGYATSLADYQTRWNSTLAQYKRTAALGGTFVILPHDLWGADGTTSQAFPGDNGDWTLFDNFVNQLFSDVKANNMTVEWDLWNEPDGSGFWARSQSQYLQMWSRFYAAVRANFPGQLIVGPSIAGKPSSSNTWWTTYLNYVKANNVAPDIYSWHDEPGDPVTDASRANSTLSAAGLTNTRPYQINEYATLSMQSPGGGAWFIGRLERAGADGLRGNWAMGTALHDDEANLLTKNSSGQYLPLGEWFMYRYYGSQTGNIVNYIPGASTDGLATKDNTAKNAKVLIGSNGNTGNVTVNLTGLNTTSVVENGQVRAVVQRIPYNSGAAVTGPTTISDTTLTVSNNAASVTIPYTNAKDGYTVTLLPPSNTTVSTVAVSENSGQCLDDTNLSTADGTQYQQYYCEGGYQQMLDFKPVAGRTNTYTIVNELSGKCLDVKGASTADDAAIIQYTCNGQPNQMFTLNPVTALGNSQDYQLVAVNSGKCVDVSDVSTAPRALIHQWTCDPASALSTKKNQIWRLQGKA; the protein is encoded by the coding sequence ATGTACGCACCACATGTGTTGTCGAGATCCCGGACCGGCAGCCGGCCCGAGCGCCCCGCGCGTTCCGGCGGCCGCAGGAACCGGGCCCTGTCCGGCGTCGCCGTCCTGCTGGCCTCACTGACGGGCGCCCTCCTGCCCGCCAGCGCCTCGCACGCCGCCGACACGAGCGTCACCGTCGACTTCGCCACCGCCGGAGGAGCCCCGGCCTACCGCGCCTCGGGCATGATCTACGGGATGACCCCGGACGGGTCGCTGCCGCAGGACCACTTCTTCAAGGACATCAAGTGGCACTTCATGCGGGCCGGCGGCGCGCAGCTCAACAGCGGCGGCTACGCCACCAGCCTCGCCGACTACCAGACCCGCTGGAACTCCACCCTGGCCCAGTACAAGCGCACCGCTGCCCTCGGCGGCACCTTCGTCATCCTGCCGCACGACCTGTGGGGCGCCGACGGCACCACCAGCCAGGCCTTCCCCGGCGACAACGGTGACTGGACGCTCTTCGACAACTTCGTCAACCAGCTCTTCTCCGACGTCAAGGCCAACAACATGACGGTGGAGTGGGACCTGTGGAACGAGCCGGACGGCAGCGGCTTCTGGGCCCGGTCCCAGAGTCAGTACCTGCAGATGTGGTCGCGGTTCTACGCCGCGGTGCGGGCCAACTTCCCCGGCCAGTTGATCGTTGGTCCCAGCATCGCCGGCAAGCCGAGCTCGTCCAACACCTGGTGGACCACCTATCTCAACTACGTCAAGGCCAACAACGTCGCTCCCGACATCTACAGTTGGCACGACGAACCGGGTGACCCCGTCACCGACGCCAGCCGCGCCAACTCGACGCTCTCCGCCGCGGGCCTGACCAACACCCGCCCGTACCAGATCAACGAGTACGCCACCCTGTCCATGCAGTCCCCGGGCGGCGGCGCCTGGTTCATCGGCCGCCTGGAGCGGGCCGGCGCCGACGGCCTGCGCGGCAACTGGGCCATGGGCACCGCCCTGCACGACGACGAGGCCAACCTGCTCACCAAGAACAGCTCCGGCCAGTACCTGCCGCTGGGGGAGTGGTTCATGTACCGCTACTACGGCTCCCAGACCGGCAACATCGTCAACTACATCCCCGGCGCCAGCACCGACGGCCTCGCCACCAAGGACAACACCGCCAAGAACGCCAAGGTCCTGATCGGCAGCAACGGCAACACCGGCAACGTCACCGTCAACCTCACCGGCCTGAACACCACCTCGGTCGTGGAGAACGGCCAGGTCCGCGCCGTCGTCCAGCGCATCCCCTACAACAGCGGCGCCGCCGTCACCGGTCCCACCACCATCTCCGACACCACGCTGACCGTCAGCAACAACGCGGCCTCGGTGACCATCCCCTACACCAACGCCAAGGACGGCTACACCGTCACCCTGCTCCCGCCCTCCAACACCACCGTCTCCACGGTCGCGGTGAGCGAGAACAGCGGCCAGTGCCTGGACGACACCAACCTCAGCACCGCCGACGGCACGCAGTACCAGCAGTACTACTGCGAGGGCGGCTACCAGCAGATGCTGGACTTCAAGCCGGTCGCCGGCCGGACGAACACCTACACCATCGTCAACGAGCTCAGCGGCAAGTGCCTGGACGTCAAGGGTGCCTCCACGGCCGACGACGCCGCCATCATCCAGTACACCTGCAACGGCCAGCCCAACCAGATGTTCACCCTCAACCCCGTCACCGCGCTCGGCAACAGCCAGGACTACCAGCTCGTCGCCGTCAACAGCGGAAAGTGCGTCGACGTCTCCGACGTCTCCACCGCGCCCCGCGCCCTGATCCACCAGTGGACCTGCGACCCGGCGAGCGCCCTCAGCACCAAGAAGAACCAGATCTGGCGCCTGCAGGGCAAGGCCTGA
- a CDS encoding MGH1-like glycoside hydrolase domain-containing protein yields MTAAPPGPSFTVREIPFSHYGSWFGISPVIAENDTADDLHLVSHQNGMHPVLRFTPLDGPGGHRAETTVRATPDLLSWLAPGGGRIEAAYESPDTVRLRGTGTALRIEAALATLRPFSGTYLYADPVDGSHVFTSYETGRRYRVTVLSGTADGFGHESLGTAERGLTLGGDRWEAVVEELDNAREPYRPAASFDQVVASARRAFADFVDAVAPWRSSATPAAELAAYVMWSATVRPSGYLARPAVLMSKHWMDKVWSWDHCFNALALAPGLPELALDQWSVMFDHLDGTGALPDSVTHSEVLYNFVKPPIHGWALGRLRRRLPRPLPAAELAEAYRRLERWTRFWLERRRAPGSVLPHYQHGNDSGWDNATAFDPERVVATADLAAFLVLQLHELAWLAEELDRPDESRDWSRTAAGIQAAMLDELWNGRRFVTRGERTGRTWTSSSLLDLMPVVLGEHLPEQVSAVLAKGAEAHLTPYGLATELPSSPEYRPDGYWRGPIWAPATVLVEDGLRRAGHHRLADDVSARFRALCETSGFAENFDALTGAGLRDRAYTWTASSYLLLAEAHVRAGAAAPEAGGVR; encoded by the coding sequence ATGACCGCCGCACCGCCCGGCCCGTCCTTCACCGTCCGCGAGATCCCGTTCAGCCACTACGGGTCCTGGTTCGGCATCAGCCCCGTGATCGCCGAGAACGACACCGCTGACGATCTCCACCTCGTCTCCCACCAGAACGGCATGCACCCCGTCCTGCGGTTCACACCCCTCGACGGCCCCGGCGGCCACCGCGCCGAGACGACCGTGCGGGCCACCCCGGACCTGCTCAGCTGGCTGGCACCCGGCGGGGGACGGATCGAGGCCGCCTACGAGTCACCGGACACAGTACGGCTGAGGGGCACCGGGACGGCGCTGCGCATCGAGGCCGCGCTCGCCACGTTGCGGCCCTTCAGCGGCACCTACCTCTACGCCGACCCGGTCGACGGCTCGCACGTGTTCACCTCCTACGAGACCGGCCGCCGCTACCGCGTCACCGTGCTGTCCGGCACCGCCGACGGCTTCGGCCACGAGAGCCTCGGCACCGCCGAGCGGGGCCTGACCCTCGGCGGCGACCGCTGGGAGGCGGTCGTCGAGGAACTGGACAACGCGCGGGAGCCCTACCGCCCGGCGGCCTCCTTCGACCAGGTCGTCGCGTCGGCGCGGCGGGCCTTCGCGGACTTCGTGGACGCCGTCGCCCCCTGGCGGTCGTCCGCCACCCCGGCCGCCGAACTCGCCGCCTACGTCATGTGGTCGGCGACCGTACGGCCCTCCGGGTACCTCGCCCGTCCTGCCGTCCTGATGTCCAAGCACTGGATGGACAAGGTCTGGAGCTGGGACCACTGCTTCAACGCCCTCGCCCTCGCCCCGGGACTGCCGGAGCTTGCGCTGGACCAGTGGTCGGTCATGTTCGACCACCTCGACGGCACCGGTGCCCTGCCGGACTCGGTCACCCACTCCGAAGTGCTCTACAACTTCGTCAAGCCGCCCATCCACGGCTGGGCGCTGGGCCGTCTGCGCCGGCGTCTGCCCCGGCCGCTGCCCGCCGCCGAACTGGCTGAGGCGTACCGCAGGCTGGAGCGCTGGACGAGGTTCTGGCTGGAGCGCAGACGCGCCCCCGGCTCCGTGCTCCCCCACTACCAGCACGGCAACGACAGCGGCTGGGACAACGCCACCGCCTTCGACCCGGAACGCGTGGTCGCCACCGCCGACCTCGCCGCCTTCCTCGTCCTGCAACTGCACGAACTCGCCTGGCTGGCCGAGGAGTTGGACCGTCCCGACGAAAGCCGCGACTGGAGCCGTACCGCCGCCGGGATCCAGGCAGCGATGCTCGACGAGCTGTGGAACGGCCGGCGTTTCGTGACGCGGGGAGAGCGGACCGGTCGTACCTGGACGAGCTCCAGTCTGCTGGACCTGATGCCCGTCGTCCTCGGCGAGCACCTTCCGGAGCAGGTGAGCGCGGTCCTGGCCAAGGGCGCCGAGGCGCACCTGACCCCGTACGGACTCGCCACCGAACTGCCGTCCTCGCCCGAATACCGGCCCGACGGCTACTGGCGCGGCCCGATCTGGGCCCCCGCCACCGTCCTCGTCGAGGACGGCCTGCGCCGCGCCGGCCACCACCGCCTGGCGGACGACGTCAGCGCCCGCTTCCGCGCCCTGTGCGAGACATCGGGCTTCGCCGAGAACTTCGACGCCCTCACCGGCGCGGGCCTGCGCGACCGCGCCTACACCTGGACCGCGAGCAGCTACCTGCTGCTGGCCGAGGCACACGTGCGAGCCGGTGCCGCCGCACCGGAGGCCGGCGGCGTCCGCTGA
- a CDS encoding carbohydrate ABC transporter permease: protein MTARTTRHRTRTWWKTAAGIALTAVMLFPVYWMINVSFTRDQDMRKSPPGLFPFHGTLEGYRAVLDQQLPYLGTSLVIGLGTVVLTVALSAPAGYALAKLRPRGAGVLNFLLLAAQMVPGIIMAMGFYAIYLQLGFLQSVPGLIVADSTLAVPFGVLIFTAFMSGIPGELLQAAQMDGARALRTFWSVVLPMSRNAIVTVSLFAFLWSWSDFVFAATLDNGGAHEPITLGIYHYIGNNNQEWNAIMATAVVASLPAAVILVLAQRYVAAGVTTGAVKD from the coding sequence ATGACCGCTCGCACCACACGCCACCGCACCCGGACCTGGTGGAAGACGGCCGCGGGAATCGCCCTGACCGCGGTGATGCTCTTCCCGGTCTACTGGATGATCAACGTGTCCTTCACCCGTGACCAGGACATGCGCAAGAGCCCGCCCGGCCTGTTCCCGTTCCACGGCACGCTGGAGGGCTACCGGGCGGTCCTCGACCAGCAACTGCCCTACCTCGGCACCAGCCTGGTCATCGGCCTGGGCACCGTCGTGCTGACCGTGGCCCTGTCCGCACCCGCCGGATACGCCCTGGCGAAGCTGCGCCCGCGCGGCGCGGGAGTGCTCAACTTCCTGCTGCTGGCCGCCCAGATGGTCCCCGGCATCATCATGGCGATGGGCTTCTACGCCATCTACCTGCAGCTCGGCTTCCTGCAGTCGGTGCCGGGACTCATCGTCGCCGACTCGACGCTGGCCGTGCCGTTCGGAGTGCTGATCTTCACCGCGTTCATGTCCGGCATCCCCGGTGAACTGCTCCAGGCGGCGCAGATGGACGGCGCGAGGGCCCTGCGTACCTTCTGGTCGGTGGTGCTGCCGATGAGCCGCAACGCGATCGTCACCGTGTCGCTGTTCGCCTTCCTGTGGTCCTGGTCCGACTTCGTCTTCGCGGCCACCCTCGACAACGGCGGCGCCCACGAGCCGATCACGCTCGGCATCTACCACTACATCGGCAACAACAACCAGGAGTGGAACGCCATCATGGCCACCGCCGTCGTGGCCTCGCTGCCCGCCGCGGTCATCCTCGTGCTCGCCCAGCGCTACGTCGCCGCCGGCGTGACCACGGGAGCCGTCAAGGACTGA